GGATATAACAGATTTACTTAATCAGGCGAGTGGAACTGCTGAGCCTTCACTTGAAACGGAACAGTCAGCAGAAGTGCAGCCTGAGATTTCTACAGGTTCAATTGATTCTAATAAAGGGGGAAGAGTCAAAGCATCTCCGAGAGCAAAAAAAATTGCCAGGGAATTAGGTGTGGACATTTCATTTGTAAAATCTACCGGTCCTGATGGTTCAGTTACAGAAAATGATGTTAAAAATTATGCGGATAAACTAAAGAACGAATCGAAAAAAGCATCTCCCACAGCTGCTGTTGTGGCATCACAGCTTGGTGTCGATACAAATGAAATAGAAAAAGATACAAGAATAATGAAAGATGACGTTATAAAATACAAGCTCAGCAAGGAATTGACCAAGTATGCAGCTCCTCAGGAGTTCAGAAAACCAATGAGCAGCATGAGAAAGGTTATTGCCAAAAGAATGCTGGAAAGCAAGCAGGTATCACCGACAGTTACATATAATCTAAAGGTTGATACTACTGCTATGAAAAAGCTGAGAGAAGATATTAAGGATGAAATGAAGATTTCATATAATGATATACTTGTGAAAGTGCTGTCTAAAGTACTGCTTGAGTTCCCTGTTTTAAACAGCTCTGTGGACGGAAATGAAGTAGTTACGAGGAATTATGTTAATATGGGTGTAGCTGTGGCTTTGCCTGAAGGCTTGCTTGTACCTGTAGTAAAATATGCCAATGTAAAAGGACTTAAAGAGATTTCGGAAGAGGTTAAGGCCCTTGCATCTAAAGCCAAAAGCAATGAGTTGACATCTGATGATCTTACGGGAGGAACATTCACTATCAGCAATATTGGCATGTATGGAATGGAATCATTCACACCTATAGTCAACCAGCCGGAGGTTGCAATACTGGGAGTTAATGCTATTAACGAAGAAGTAAAGGTGGTTAATGGTGAAATAACAATAAAACCCATGATGAATTTAAGTCTGACAGCAGATCACAGAGTTGTTGACGGAGCGGAAGCGGCCAGGTTTATGGCCAAACTAAAGGAATACATAGAGAAGCCGGGACTTCTTTTATTATAGGAGGTGTGACAGTGAAGATAGCGATATTAGGAGGGGGTCCGGCAGGTTATGTAGCTGCTGTAAGAGCTGCCCAGCTTGGGGCAGAGGTAGTGCTTATAGAAAAGAAAAAGGTAGGAGGAACCTGTTTAAACAGAGGGTGCATTCCTACTAAGGTTTTGCTTCATACGGCAGTTGAAATAGAAAAAGCTAACAATGATTTTAAGGAAATGGGAATTGAAATTGCGGGAGCCAAAGTGAACTGGAAACAGTTGCAAAAAAGAAAAGATAAAATAATAAGCAGGTTAGTAGGTGGAGTAGAAGGCCTATTAAAGAGCAATAAAATTATAAAAATAGCTGGTGAAGGAAGGTTTAAGAGCACAAGAGAAATTATTGTGAAAAATGGATCGGAGGAAACAATTGTCGATTTTGATTATGCAGTGATTGCAACAGGCTCAAAGCCTGCGCGTATTCCGTTGCCGGGAATAAATTTGCCAGGAGTAATAACAAGTGATGAGGTGCTTTCCTTAAATGCTGTTCCAAAAAGCATGGCTATAATAGGCGGAGGAGTTATCGGCACAGAAATAGCCGGTGTTTATTCAGCGTTGGGCTGCAAGGTATCAATAATTGAGATGCTTCCTGACATAGTAGAAGCGATGGATAAGGATATTGTAAAACCTCTAAAGGAAAAACTTATAAGCAGCGGGGTGGATATTTTCCTAAATACAAGGGTAGCATCTATTACAGAATCACAGGATGGCCTTGTGCTGAATGCAGAATCGGCTAATGGCAGCATATCTATTACTGCTGAAAAAGTGCTTTTATCAATAGGAAGAATACCGGTTACAGATAATCTTTCTTTAGACAGTGTAGGAATTAAAACAGACAGAGGAAGAATATCGGTAAATAAAAACATGCAGACAAGCATAGAAAATATATATGCCGTAGGAGATTGTATAGGAGGAGTAATGCTTGCTCATGTGGCATCAGCTGAAGGAATAATGGCTGTTGAAGCTATAATGAACAAAAAACCTCAAATTGATTTTAAAACAACTCCTTATTGTGTCTATACAAGACCAGAACTGGCCGGAGTCGGACTGACCGAAGAACAGGCGATTAAAAAGGGATATGATGTAAGAGTAGGTGCTGTTCCCATGTATATAAATGGCAAATCGATGATAGAGGGAGAAACAGAAGGAATTGCAAAATATATTTCCGATGCAGATACAGGTGAAATTTTAGGACTTCATATTGCAGGACCGAGAGCAACTGATTTAATTGTTGAAGGAGCACTTGCTATAAGGCTTGAAGCTACAGTGGATGAAATTACTTCGACAATACATGCTCATCCAACTGTGGGAGAAATTCTTCACGAAGCAGCTCATGCAGTACATGGAAATGCTATCCACATTCCGAAGAGATAAAGTAATTATGAGAAGGAAAAAGAGGAAACCAGACATTTATGATTTTCTCTTTTTTATTTAGAAAAGCTACTAAATAGTATGACATTTATAATATGTATGGTATAATATAAATATAGATCATGTGAATACTCTAGAAATAAAATATCTTATTAAGGAGAGTGTCATGCAATATTCAATTGAAGACGCGGTTCAGGATTTGAATGAAGAATTGCGGTATTTAAAGCTTTTATCAAAGCAATTTCCAACTATTGCTTCTTGCTGTACGGAAATAATCAATTTGCAGGCAATATTAAATCTTCCTAAAGGAACCGAACATTTTTTATCAGACATACATGGTGAGTATGAATCGTTTAACCATGTGTTAAAGAACGGATCAGGCAATATAAAACGAAAAATTACCGAGGTTTTTGGTGAAATAATGAGTGAAAAGGATATAAAAAGTCTGGCTACACTTATATATTACCCTGAACAGAAGCTTGAAATTATACGTAAGCAGGAAGAAAACATAGAGGAATGGTATAAACTTACTATTTACAGGCTTATAGTTGTAAGCAGAAAGGCTGCCTTCAAGTACACAAGAATGAAGGTAAGGAAGGCTTTACCAAAGGAGTTTGCATATATAATCGAGGAACTCATGCACAAGGGCCCCGAAGAATATGACAAGGAAGAATACTACTGTGAAATAATAAACTCCATAATAAAAGTTGGAAGAGCCGATGAATTTATTGTTGCTATGTCTAAGCTGATTCAAAGGCTGGTCATTGACAGACTACATATTGTAGGCGATATTTTTGACAGAGGTCCGGGTGCAGAAAAGGTTATGGATACACTGCTGAACTATCATGCTGTGGATATTCAGTGGGGAAATCATGATGCGCTGTGGATGGGCGCTGCAGCAGGTCATGAGGCATGTATAGCGACAGTTCTGAGAATATGTACCAGGTATGCTAATCTTGATACTGTAGAAGATGGATACGGAATTAATCTGCTTCCGCTTGCTACATTTGCACTTGAGTTTTACGGAGACGATGACTGCGTACAATTTAAACCTAAAGTGGAAGGAAATACTGATTTTAAGGATAATCAGCTTAAACTTATAGCAAAAATGCATAAAGCTATTTCAATTATACAGTTTAAGCTTGAAGGCGAAGTAATAAGAAGACGTCCGCATTTTGGCATGGAAGACAGGCTGCTGCTTAATAAAATAAATTTCGAGGACGGAACGATTGATTTGTGTGGCAGCACGTATAAATTAAATGATACTAATTTCCCAACGGTAGATCCAAAAAATCCGTATCTCATTACAAAAGAAGAAAGAGAAATAATTGATAAATTAAAATCATCATTTTTAAATAGTGAAAAACTTCAAAAACATATAAGGTTTCTGCTGGCTAATGGAAGCATGTACCTGAAGGTTAATTCAAATCTTCTATATCATGGATGCATTCCTGTGAATGAAGACGGAACATTTAAAAAGGTAAGAATAGGATCATCGGGAAAAGAATACAGCGGCAAAGCTTTTTTTGACAGACTTGAAATCTTAGTCAGAGAGGGATATTTTCATAAGAACAATCTTGAAGGAAAACTTTACGGAATGGATATGACATGGTATCTTTGGACCGGTCCTGACTCACCGCTGTTCGGTAAGGATAAGATGACTACATTTGAAAGATATTTTATTGATGATGTTAAAACTCATAAGGAAAAGAAAAATGCATACTTTAAGCTTGAAGACAGTGAAGAAATGTGCAGCTTGATATTTAAAGAGTTCGAATTGAATTCAGATTCTTCCCATATTATTAACGGTCATGTGCCTGTTAAATTTAAAAACGGAGAAAGTCCGTTAAAGGCTAATGGAAAGCTGCTGGTTATTGATGGAGGTTTTTCAAAAGCATATCAGGGAACAACGGGTATTGCAGGATATACGCTTATATATAATTCATACGGTTTGATTCTTGTATCTCACGATCCATTTGAATCTACTCAAAAAGCAATTGAAGAGGAAAAGGACATACATTCCACAACGATAGTTTTGCAAAAAGAGGTTGAAAGAAAAAGAGTGGGTGATACAGACAACGGTGAAGAGCTTAAGGAGCAAATAAAGGATCTGCAGATGCTTTTAGATGCTTACAGGATAGGGATGATAAAAGAGCAGAGCTAGAAATTCTGTATTGATAAATAAATTGTATAAATAGAACCATAGTATCATAAAGACATTTAATCATACATACCTTGTAAAAAGAAATATAAAGGTATGGTGATTAAATGTCTTCTTTTTATATAAGTGCCATTCACAATTTTTTGACTGCATTTGGTGTGGTTGTAGGAGCAAGTTTATTTTCAGGATTGGGAGCTGTCCTTTCAAACCAGCCGCCGTACAAAATTATGGTTGAGACGGCAAACTCCATAAAAATATGGGCAATAGCAGCGTCCTTGGGAGGAACATTTGCATCATTTACGGTAATTGAAAAAGGGATATTTGACGGCGAAATACGCACGTTAATTAAGCAGCTGCTTTACATATTGATTTCTCTGACAGGCGCTAATGTGGGGTATGAATTTATCAGGCTGCTTCAAAGGTGTGGTATAATATGGGGAAGATAAAGCAGAAGGGGTATCCTTTTATAATATGCTTCATGACAGGCCTGCTGTGGGGAGTAATACTGGGAGCAATATCCATAAGCCTGCTTGTAAGCTATAGGATGGATTCGTTTTATGAGAAAATTGCGTATCTTGAAAATACAATAGCTGATAAAGATGAAAAGCTTGCAAAGCTGGAGAAGTCTATAAATAATAAA
Above is a window of Sedimentibacter sp. MB35-C1 DNA encoding:
- the lpdA gene encoding dihydrolipoyl dehydrogenase; protein product: MKIAILGGGPAGYVAAVRAAQLGAEVVLIEKKKVGGTCLNRGCIPTKVLLHTAVEIEKANNDFKEMGIEIAGAKVNWKQLQKRKDKIISRLVGGVEGLLKSNKIIKIAGEGRFKSTREIIVKNGSEETIVDFDYAVIATGSKPARIPLPGINLPGVITSDEVLSLNAVPKSMAIIGGGVIGTEIAGVYSALGCKVSIIEMLPDIVEAMDKDIVKPLKEKLISSGVDIFLNTRVASITESQDGLVLNAESANGSISITAEKVLLSIGRIPVTDNLSLDSVGIKTDRGRISVNKNMQTSIENIYAVGDCIGGVMLAHVASAEGIMAVEAIMNKKPQIDFKTTPYCVYTRPELAGVGLTEEQAIKKGYDVRVGAVPMYINGKSMIEGETEGIAKYISDADTGEILGLHIAGPRATDLIVEGALAIRLEATVDEITSTIHAHPTVGEILHEAAHAVHGNAIHIPKR
- a CDS encoding dihydrolipoamide acetyltransferase family protein yields the protein MANFIVMPKMGLTMTEGVILNWRKQEGDTIKKGDIIFDVETDKLTNEYDSKAEGVLRKILVEEGTVPVLAPVAIIGNENEDITDLLNQASGTAEPSLETEQSAEVQPEISTGSIDSNKGGRVKASPRAKKIARELGVDISFVKSTGPDGSVTENDVKNYADKLKNESKKASPTAAVVASQLGVDTNEIEKDTRIMKDDVIKYKLSKELTKYAAPQEFRKPMSSMRKVIAKRMLESKQVSPTVTYNLKVDTTAMKKLREDIKDEMKISYNDILVKVLSKVLLEFPVLNSSVDGNEVVTRNYVNMGVAVALPEGLLVPVVKYANVKGLKEISEEVKALASKAKSNELTSDDLTGGTFTISNIGMYGMESFTPIVNQPEVAILGVNAINEEVKVVNGEITIKPMMNLSLTADHRVVDGAEAARFMAKLKEYIEKPGLLLL
- a CDS encoding YtrH family sporulation protein; amino-acid sequence: MSSFYISAIHNFLTAFGVVVGASLFSGLGAVLSNQPPYKIMVETANSIKIWAIAASLGGTFASFTVIEKGIFDGEIRTLIKQLLYILISLTGANVGYEFIRLLQRCGIIWGR
- a CDS encoding fructose-1,6-bisphosphatase, which produces MQYSIEDAVQDLNEELRYLKLLSKQFPTIASCCTEIINLQAILNLPKGTEHFLSDIHGEYESFNHVLKNGSGNIKRKITEVFGEIMSEKDIKSLATLIYYPEQKLEIIRKQEENIEEWYKLTIYRLIVVSRKAAFKYTRMKVRKALPKEFAYIIEELMHKGPEEYDKEEYYCEIINSIIKVGRADEFIVAMSKLIQRLVIDRLHIVGDIFDRGPGAEKVMDTLLNYHAVDIQWGNHDALWMGAAAGHEACIATVLRICTRYANLDTVEDGYGINLLPLATFALEFYGDDDCVQFKPKVEGNTDFKDNQLKLIAKMHKAISIIQFKLEGEVIRRRPHFGMEDRLLLNKINFEDGTIDLCGSTYKLNDTNFPTVDPKNPYLITKEEREIIDKLKSSFLNSEKLQKHIRFLLANGSMYLKVNSNLLYHGCIPVNEDGTFKKVRIGSSGKEYSGKAFFDRLEILVREGYFHKNNLEGKLYGMDMTWYLWTGPDSPLFGKDKMTTFERYFIDDVKTHKEKKNAYFKLEDSEEMCSLIFKEFELNSDSSHIINGHVPVKFKNGESPLKANGKLLVIDGGFSKAYQGTTGIAGYTLIYNSYGLILVSHDPFESTQKAIEEEKDIHSTTIVLQKEVERKRVGDTDNGEELKEQIKDLQMLLDAYRIGMIKEQS